One Fundulus heteroclitus isolate FHET01 unplaced genomic scaffold, MU-UCD_Fhet_4.1 scaffold_99, whole genome shotgun sequence DNA segment encodes these proteins:
- the syt14a gene encoding synaptotagmin-14 isoform X1 → MAIDGGERHCGLHELICIRKVSPEVLGFLTAIGLFIILMTFLFWYLNNKLILENPAGLQCLDDFRKNPELQEKPSADGDLQDSSSDSEDELMGQYQEAVSRSQGLRGGTKAACNTRHLGGFRWESRQKYSPLTADYDGYSSEASADDANCIQRMRRTPPLDELQPPPYQDENGSPRMSCTLSDLGDAKCDLSQTSGSPHLSFGKCLSEGSDGQGSEGYLNKGYEEDVPSDSTAVLSPEDMSARGSAVQFPKGYELDPMAKYGTLDIVFDYDSEEQQLTVTIMAVTDLPSIKRTGNISWQVHLLLLPTKKQRAKTGVQRGPCPIFTETFRFSHVESEMISNYAIRFRLYSIRRMKKEKVFGEKVFYFTKLILQGKMSVPVILDPCCALPGGESQVSLSDMTCSESASSFQSVSQTSTPEILVGLVYNATTGRLSVEVIKGIHFKNLAANKPPTVQPLLSDGLFCCLKHLIGGQVYIIRDTYVKLTLLNSMGHEMSKCKTSICRGQPNPTYKETFIFQVALFQLSDVTLILSVYNKRSMKRKEMIGWISLGLNSSGEEELTHWTQMKESKGQQVCRWHSLLES, encoded by the exons GTGGAGAGCGTCACTGTGGACTACATGAGCTGATCTGCATCAGAAAAG TTTCTCCGGAGGTTCTGGGGTTTCTGACGGCCATCGGACTCTTCATCATCCTCATGACCTTCCTCTTCTGGTACCTCAACAACAAACTGATCCTAGAGAACCCGGCGGGCCTCCAGTGCCTCGatgacttcaggaagaaccccGAGCTGCAAG AAAAGCCGTCCGCCGACGGCGACCTGCAGGACTCTTCCTCAGACAGCGAAGACGAGCTGATGGGTCAGTACCAGGAGGCGGTCAGCCGCTCCCAGGGCCTCCGTGGAGGAACCAAGGCGGCCTGCAACACCAGACACCTGGGAGGGTTCAGGTGGGAGAGCCGGCAGAAGTACAGCCCTCTGACAGCAGATTATGACGGCTACAGCAGCGAGGCTTCAGCAGACGACG CCAACTGCAtccagaggatgaggagaacGCCGCCCCTGGATGAGCTTCAACCGCCTCCCTATCAGGATGAGAACGGTTCTCCGAGGATGTCCTGCACGCTGTCAGACCTGGGCGATGCCAAGTGTGACCTGTCCCAAACCAGCGGCAGTCCACACCTGTCCTTTGGGAAGTGTCTGAGCGAGGGCAGCGACGGCCAAGGGAGTGAAGGTTACCTTAACAAAGGCTACGAGGAGGATGTCCCCAGCGACAGCACGGCTGTCCTCAGCCCCGAG GACATGTCGGCTCGTGGCTCGGCTGTACAGTTCCCCAAGGGTTACGAACTGGATCCCATGGCAAAGTACGGCACCCTGGACATCGTCTTTGACTACGActcagaggagcagcagctaacCGTGACCATCATGGCGGTGACCGATCTTCCCTCCATCAAACGCACCGGCAACATTTCCTGGCAGGtccacctgctgctcctgcCCACCAAGAAACAGAGAGCAAAGACGGGGGTCCAGCGGGGCCCCTGCCCCATCTTCACCGAGACGTTTCGCTTCAGCCACGTGGAGTCGGAGATGATCAGCAACTACGCCATCCGGTTCCGCCTTTACAGCATCAGACGGATGAAGAAGGAGAAGGTGTTTGGAGAGAAGGTGTTCTACTTCACCAAGCTCATCCTGCAGGGGAAAATGTCGGTGCCGGTCATCCTGGACCCGTGCTGCGCTCTCCCG GGCGGTGAGTCCCAGGTCAGCCTCTCAGACATGACCTGCAGCGAAAGCGCCTCATCGTTCCAGTCTGTCAGTCAGACCTCCACTCCAGAGATCCTCGTGGGCCTGGTGTACAACGCCACCACCGGCCGCCTCTCCGTGGAAGTCATCAAAGGCATCCACTTCAAAAACCTGGCTGCCAACAAGCCACCCA CTGTCCAACCCTTGTTGTCAGATGGGCTGTTCTGTTGTCTGAAACACTTGATAGGTGGCCAGGTTTATATAATCAGAG ATACCTACGTTAAACTGACCCTGCTCAACTCCATGGGCCATGAAATGTCCAAGTGCAAGACGTCCATCTGCAGAGGTCAGCCCAACCCGACCTACAAGGAGACGTTCATCTTCCAGGTGGCGCTGTTCCAGCTGTCCGACGTCACGCTCATCCTCTCCGTCTACAATAAGCGCAGCATGAAGCGGAAGGAGATGATTGGCTGGATCTCTCTGGGCCTGAACAGCTCAGGAGAGGAGGAGCTCACCCACTGGACCCAGATGAAGGAGTCCAAAGGACAGCAGGTCTGCCGCTGGCACAGTTTGCTGGAGTCCTAG
- the syt14a gene encoding synaptotagmin-14 isoform X7, protein MAIDGGERHCGLHELICIRKVSPEVLGFLTAIGLFIILMTFLFWYLNNKLILENPAGLQCLDDFRKNPELQEKPSADGDLQDSSSDSEDELMGQYQEAVSRSQGLRGGTKAACNTRHLGGFRWESRQKYSPLTADYDGYSSEASADDANCIQRMRRTPPLDELQPPPYQDENGSPRMSCTLSDLGDAKCDLSQTSGSPHLSFGKCLSEGSDGQGSEGYLNKGYEEDVPSDSTAVLSPEDMSARGSAVQFPKGYELDPMAKYGTLDIVFDYDSEEQQLTVTIMAVTDLPSIKRTGNISWQVHLLLLPTKKQRAKTGVQRGPCPIFTETFRFSHVESEMISNYAIRFRLYSIRRMKKEKVFGEKVFYFTKLILQGKMSVPVILDPCCALPGGESQVSLSDMTCSESASSFQSVSQTSTPEILVGLVYNATTGRLSVEVIKGIHFKNLAANKPPSGATSAVMEDMKLFCRAPWLLV, encoded by the exons GTGGAGAGCGTCACTGTGGACTACATGAGCTGATCTGCATCAGAAAAG TTTCTCCGGAGGTTCTGGGGTTTCTGACGGCCATCGGACTCTTCATCATCCTCATGACCTTCCTCTTCTGGTACCTCAACAACAAACTGATCCTAGAGAACCCGGCGGGCCTCCAGTGCCTCGatgacttcaggaagaaccccGAGCTGCAAG AAAAGCCGTCCGCCGACGGCGACCTGCAGGACTCTTCCTCAGACAGCGAAGACGAGCTGATGGGTCAGTACCAGGAGGCGGTCAGCCGCTCCCAGGGCCTCCGTGGAGGAACCAAGGCGGCCTGCAACACCAGACACCTGGGAGGGTTCAGGTGGGAGAGCCGGCAGAAGTACAGCCCTCTGACAGCAGATTATGACGGCTACAGCAGCGAGGCTTCAGCAGACGACG CCAACTGCAtccagaggatgaggagaacGCCGCCCCTGGATGAGCTTCAACCGCCTCCCTATCAGGATGAGAACGGTTCTCCGAGGATGTCCTGCACGCTGTCAGACCTGGGCGATGCCAAGTGTGACCTGTCCCAAACCAGCGGCAGTCCACACCTGTCCTTTGGGAAGTGTCTGAGCGAGGGCAGCGACGGCCAAGGGAGTGAAGGTTACCTTAACAAAGGCTACGAGGAGGATGTCCCCAGCGACAGCACGGCTGTCCTCAGCCCCGAG GACATGTCGGCTCGTGGCTCGGCTGTACAGTTCCCCAAGGGTTACGAACTGGATCCCATGGCAAAGTACGGCACCCTGGACATCGTCTTTGACTACGActcagaggagcagcagctaacCGTGACCATCATGGCGGTGACCGATCTTCCCTCCATCAAACGCACCGGCAACATTTCCTGGCAGGtccacctgctgctcctgcCCACCAAGAAACAGAGAGCAAAGACGGGGGTCCAGCGGGGCCCCTGCCCCATCTTCACCGAGACGTTTCGCTTCAGCCACGTGGAGTCGGAGATGATCAGCAACTACGCCATCCGGTTCCGCCTTTACAGCATCAGACGGATGAAGAAGGAGAAGGTGTTTGGAGAGAAGGTGTTCTACTTCACCAAGCTCATCCTGCAGGGGAAAATGTCGGTGCCGGTCATCCTGGACCCGTGCTGCGCTCTCCCG GGCGGTGAGTCCCAGGTCAGCCTCTCAGACATGACCTGCAGCGAAAGCGCCTCATCGTTCCAGTCTGTCAGTCAGACCTCCACTCCAGAGATCCTCGTGGGCCTGGTGTACAACGCCACCACCGGCCGCCTCTCCGTGGAAGTCATCAAAGGCATCCACTTCAAAAACCTGGCTGCCAACAAGCCACCCA
- the syt14a gene encoding synaptotagmin-14 isoform X4, with protein sequence MAIDGGERHCGLHELICIRKVSPEVLGFLTAIGLFIILMTFLFWYLNNKLILENPAGLQCLDDFRKNPELQEKPSADGDLQDSSSDSEDELMGQYQEAVSRSQGLRGGTKAACNTRHLGGFRWESRQKYSPLTADYDGYSSEASADDANCIQRMRRTPPLDELQPPPYQDENGSPRMSCTLSDLGDAKCDLSQTSGSPHLSFGKCLSEGSDGQGSEGYLNKGYEEDVPSDSTAVLSPEDMSARGSAVQFPKGYELDPMAKYGTLDIVFDYDSEEQQLTVTIMAVTDLPSIKRTGNISWQVHLLLLPTKKQRAKTGVQRGPCPIFTETFRFSHVESEMISNYAIRFRLYSIRRMKKEKVFGEKVFYFTKLILQGKMSVPVILDPCCALPGGESQVSLSDMTCSESASSFQSVSQTSTPEILVGLVYNATTGRLSVEVIKGIHFKNLAANKPPNTYVKLTLLNSMGHEMSKCKTSICRGQPNPTYKETFIFQVALFQLSDVTLILSVYNKRSMKRKEMIGWISLGLNSSGEEELTHWTQMKESKGQQVCRWHSLLES encoded by the exons GTGGAGAGCGTCACTGTGGACTACATGAGCTGATCTGCATCAGAAAAG TTTCTCCGGAGGTTCTGGGGTTTCTGACGGCCATCGGACTCTTCATCATCCTCATGACCTTCCTCTTCTGGTACCTCAACAACAAACTGATCCTAGAGAACCCGGCGGGCCTCCAGTGCCTCGatgacttcaggaagaaccccGAGCTGCAAG AAAAGCCGTCCGCCGACGGCGACCTGCAGGACTCTTCCTCAGACAGCGAAGACGAGCTGATGGGTCAGTACCAGGAGGCGGTCAGCCGCTCCCAGGGCCTCCGTGGAGGAACCAAGGCGGCCTGCAACACCAGACACCTGGGAGGGTTCAGGTGGGAGAGCCGGCAGAAGTACAGCCCTCTGACAGCAGATTATGACGGCTACAGCAGCGAGGCTTCAGCAGACGACG CCAACTGCAtccagaggatgaggagaacGCCGCCCCTGGATGAGCTTCAACCGCCTCCCTATCAGGATGAGAACGGTTCTCCGAGGATGTCCTGCACGCTGTCAGACCTGGGCGATGCCAAGTGTGACCTGTCCCAAACCAGCGGCAGTCCACACCTGTCCTTTGGGAAGTGTCTGAGCGAGGGCAGCGACGGCCAAGGGAGTGAAGGTTACCTTAACAAAGGCTACGAGGAGGATGTCCCCAGCGACAGCACGGCTGTCCTCAGCCCCGAG GACATGTCGGCTCGTGGCTCGGCTGTACAGTTCCCCAAGGGTTACGAACTGGATCCCATGGCAAAGTACGGCACCCTGGACATCGTCTTTGACTACGActcagaggagcagcagctaacCGTGACCATCATGGCGGTGACCGATCTTCCCTCCATCAAACGCACCGGCAACATTTCCTGGCAGGtccacctgctgctcctgcCCACCAAGAAACAGAGAGCAAAGACGGGGGTCCAGCGGGGCCCCTGCCCCATCTTCACCGAGACGTTTCGCTTCAGCCACGTGGAGTCGGAGATGATCAGCAACTACGCCATCCGGTTCCGCCTTTACAGCATCAGACGGATGAAGAAGGAGAAGGTGTTTGGAGAGAAGGTGTTCTACTTCACCAAGCTCATCCTGCAGGGGAAAATGTCGGTGCCGGTCATCCTGGACCCGTGCTGCGCTCTCCCG GGCGGTGAGTCCCAGGTCAGCCTCTCAGACATGACCTGCAGCGAAAGCGCCTCATCGTTCCAGTCTGTCAGTCAGACCTCCACTCCAGAGATCCTCGTGGGCCTGGTGTACAACGCCACCACCGGCCGCCTCTCCGTGGAAGTCATCAAAGGCATCCACTTCAAAAACCTGGCTGCCAACAAGCCACCCA ATACCTACGTTAAACTGACCCTGCTCAACTCCATGGGCCATGAAATGTCCAAGTGCAAGACGTCCATCTGCAGAGGTCAGCCCAACCCGACCTACAAGGAGACGTTCATCTTCCAGGTGGCGCTGTTCCAGCTGTCCGACGTCACGCTCATCCTCTCCGTCTACAATAAGCGCAGCATGAAGCGGAAGGAGATGATTGGCTGGATCTCTCTGGGCCTGAACAGCTCAGGAGAGGAGGAGCTCACCCACTGGACCCAGATGAAGGAGTCCAAAGGACAGCAGGTCTGCCGCTGGCACAGTTTGCTGGAGTCCTAG
- the syt14a gene encoding synaptotagmin-14 isoform X6 has product MAIDGGERHCGLHELICIRKVSPEVLGFLTAIGLFIILMTFLFWYLNNKLILENPAGLQCLDDFRKNPELQEKPSADGDLQDSSSDSEDELMGQYQEAVSRSQGLRGGTKAACNTRHLGGFRWESRQKYSPLTADYDGYSSEASADDANCIQRMRRTPPLDELQPPPYQDENGSPRMSCTLSDLGDAKCDLSQTSGSPHLSFGKCLSEGSDGQGSEGYLNKGYEEDVPSDSTAVLSPEDMSARGSAVQFPKGYELDPMAKYGTLDIVFDYDSEEQQLTVTIMAVTDLPSIKRTGNISWQVHLLLLPTKKQRAKTGVQRGPCPIFTETFRFSHVESEMISNYAIRFRLYSIRRMKKEKVFGEKVFYFTKLILQGKMSVPVILDPCCALPGGESQVSLSDMTCSESASSFQSVSQTSTPEILVGLVYNATTGRLSVEVIKGIHFKNLAANKPPIVRWAVLLSETLDRWPGLYNQRYLR; this is encoded by the exons GTGGAGAGCGTCACTGTGGACTACATGAGCTGATCTGCATCAGAAAAG TTTCTCCGGAGGTTCTGGGGTTTCTGACGGCCATCGGACTCTTCATCATCCTCATGACCTTCCTCTTCTGGTACCTCAACAACAAACTGATCCTAGAGAACCCGGCGGGCCTCCAGTGCCTCGatgacttcaggaagaaccccGAGCTGCAAG AAAAGCCGTCCGCCGACGGCGACCTGCAGGACTCTTCCTCAGACAGCGAAGACGAGCTGATGGGTCAGTACCAGGAGGCGGTCAGCCGCTCCCAGGGCCTCCGTGGAGGAACCAAGGCGGCCTGCAACACCAGACACCTGGGAGGGTTCAGGTGGGAGAGCCGGCAGAAGTACAGCCCTCTGACAGCAGATTATGACGGCTACAGCAGCGAGGCTTCAGCAGACGACG CCAACTGCAtccagaggatgaggagaacGCCGCCCCTGGATGAGCTTCAACCGCCTCCCTATCAGGATGAGAACGGTTCTCCGAGGATGTCCTGCACGCTGTCAGACCTGGGCGATGCCAAGTGTGACCTGTCCCAAACCAGCGGCAGTCCACACCTGTCCTTTGGGAAGTGTCTGAGCGAGGGCAGCGACGGCCAAGGGAGTGAAGGTTACCTTAACAAAGGCTACGAGGAGGATGTCCCCAGCGACAGCACGGCTGTCCTCAGCCCCGAG GACATGTCGGCTCGTGGCTCGGCTGTACAGTTCCCCAAGGGTTACGAACTGGATCCCATGGCAAAGTACGGCACCCTGGACATCGTCTTTGACTACGActcagaggagcagcagctaacCGTGACCATCATGGCGGTGACCGATCTTCCCTCCATCAAACGCACCGGCAACATTTCCTGGCAGGtccacctgctgctcctgcCCACCAAGAAACAGAGAGCAAAGACGGGGGTCCAGCGGGGCCCCTGCCCCATCTTCACCGAGACGTTTCGCTTCAGCCACGTGGAGTCGGAGATGATCAGCAACTACGCCATCCGGTTCCGCCTTTACAGCATCAGACGGATGAAGAAGGAGAAGGTGTTTGGAGAGAAGGTGTTCTACTTCACCAAGCTCATCCTGCAGGGGAAAATGTCGGTGCCGGTCATCCTGGACCCGTGCTGCGCTCTCCCG GGCGGTGAGTCCCAGGTCAGCCTCTCAGACATGACCTGCAGCGAAAGCGCCTCATCGTTCCAGTCTGTCAGTCAGACCTCCACTCCAGAGATCCTCGTGGGCCTGGTGTACAACGCCACCACCGGCCGCCTCTCCGTGGAAGTCATCAAAGGCATCCACTTCAAAAACCTGGCTGCCAACAAGCCACCCA TTGTCAGATGGGCTGTTCTGTTGTCTGAAACACTTGATAGGTGGCCAGGTTTATATAATCAGAG ATACCTACGTTAA
- the syt14a gene encoding synaptotagmin-14 isoform X3 produces MAIDVSPEVLGFLTAIGLFIILMTFLFWYLNNKLILENPAGLQCLDDFRKNPELQEKPSADGDLQDSSSDSEDELMGQYQEAVSRSQGLRGGTKAACNTRHLGGFRWESRQKYSPLTADYDGYSSEASADDANCIQRMRRTPPLDELQPPPYQDENGSPRMSCTLSDLGDAKCDLSQTSGSPHLSFGKCLSEGSDGQGSEGYLNKGYEEDVPSDSTAVLSPEDMSARGSAVQFPKGYELDPMAKYGTLDIVFDYDSEEQQLTVTIMAVTDLPSIKRTGNISWQVHLLLLPTKKQRAKTGVQRGPCPIFTETFRFSHVESEMISNYAIRFRLYSIRRMKKEKVFGEKVFYFTKLILQGKMSVPVILDPCCALPGGESQVSLSDMTCSESASSFQSVSQTSTPEILVGLVYNATTGRLSVEVIKGIHFKNLAANKPPTVQPLLSDGLFCCLKHLIGGQVYIIRDTYVKLTLLNSMGHEMSKCKTSICRGQPNPTYKETFIFQVALFQLSDVTLILSVYNKRSMKRKEMIGWISLGLNSSGEEELTHWTQMKESKGQQVCRWHSLLES; encoded by the exons TTTCTCCGGAGGTTCTGGGGTTTCTGACGGCCATCGGACTCTTCATCATCCTCATGACCTTCCTCTTCTGGTACCTCAACAACAAACTGATCCTAGAGAACCCGGCGGGCCTCCAGTGCCTCGatgacttcaggaagaaccccGAGCTGCAAG AAAAGCCGTCCGCCGACGGCGACCTGCAGGACTCTTCCTCAGACAGCGAAGACGAGCTGATGGGTCAGTACCAGGAGGCGGTCAGCCGCTCCCAGGGCCTCCGTGGAGGAACCAAGGCGGCCTGCAACACCAGACACCTGGGAGGGTTCAGGTGGGAGAGCCGGCAGAAGTACAGCCCTCTGACAGCAGATTATGACGGCTACAGCAGCGAGGCTTCAGCAGACGACG CCAACTGCAtccagaggatgaggagaacGCCGCCCCTGGATGAGCTTCAACCGCCTCCCTATCAGGATGAGAACGGTTCTCCGAGGATGTCCTGCACGCTGTCAGACCTGGGCGATGCCAAGTGTGACCTGTCCCAAACCAGCGGCAGTCCACACCTGTCCTTTGGGAAGTGTCTGAGCGAGGGCAGCGACGGCCAAGGGAGTGAAGGTTACCTTAACAAAGGCTACGAGGAGGATGTCCCCAGCGACAGCACGGCTGTCCTCAGCCCCGAG GACATGTCGGCTCGTGGCTCGGCTGTACAGTTCCCCAAGGGTTACGAACTGGATCCCATGGCAAAGTACGGCACCCTGGACATCGTCTTTGACTACGActcagaggagcagcagctaacCGTGACCATCATGGCGGTGACCGATCTTCCCTCCATCAAACGCACCGGCAACATTTCCTGGCAGGtccacctgctgctcctgcCCACCAAGAAACAGAGAGCAAAGACGGGGGTCCAGCGGGGCCCCTGCCCCATCTTCACCGAGACGTTTCGCTTCAGCCACGTGGAGTCGGAGATGATCAGCAACTACGCCATCCGGTTCCGCCTTTACAGCATCAGACGGATGAAGAAGGAGAAGGTGTTTGGAGAGAAGGTGTTCTACTTCACCAAGCTCATCCTGCAGGGGAAAATGTCGGTGCCGGTCATCCTGGACCCGTGCTGCGCTCTCCCG GGCGGTGAGTCCCAGGTCAGCCTCTCAGACATGACCTGCAGCGAAAGCGCCTCATCGTTCCAGTCTGTCAGTCAGACCTCCACTCCAGAGATCCTCGTGGGCCTGGTGTACAACGCCACCACCGGCCGCCTCTCCGTGGAAGTCATCAAAGGCATCCACTTCAAAAACCTGGCTGCCAACAAGCCACCCA CTGTCCAACCCTTGTTGTCAGATGGGCTGTTCTGTTGTCTGAAACACTTGATAGGTGGCCAGGTTTATATAATCAGAG ATACCTACGTTAAACTGACCCTGCTCAACTCCATGGGCCATGAAATGTCCAAGTGCAAGACGTCCATCTGCAGAGGTCAGCCCAACCCGACCTACAAGGAGACGTTCATCTTCCAGGTGGCGCTGTTCCAGCTGTCCGACGTCACGCTCATCCTCTCCGTCTACAATAAGCGCAGCATGAAGCGGAAGGAGATGATTGGCTGGATCTCTCTGGGCCTGAACAGCTCAGGAGAGGAGGAGCTCACCCACTGGACCCAGATGAAGGAGTCCAAAGGACAGCAGGTCTGCCGCTGGCACAGTTTGCTGGAGTCCTAG
- the syt14a gene encoding synaptotagmin-14 isoform X2: MAIDGGERHCGLHELICIRKVSPEVLGFLTAIGLFIILMTFLFWYLNNKLILENPAGLQCLDDFRKNPELQEKPSADGDLQDSSSDSEDELMGQYQEAVSRSQGLRGGTKAACNTRHLGGFRWESRQKYSPLTADYDGYSSEASADDANCIQRMRRTPPLDELQPPPYQDENGSPRMSCTLSDLGDAKCDLSQTSGSPHLSFGKCLSEGSDGQGSEGYLNKGYEEDVPSDSTAVLSPEDMSARGSAVQFPKGYELDPMAKYGTLDIVFDYDSEEQQLTVTIMAVTDLPSIKRTGNISWQVHLLLLPTKKQRAKTGVQRGPCPIFTETFRFSHVESEMISNYAIRFRLYSIRRMKKEKVFGEKVFYFTKLILQGKMSVPVILDPCCALPGGESQVSLSDMTCSESASSFQSVSQTSTPEILVGLVYNATTGRLSVEVIKGIHFKNLAANKPPNGLFCCLKHLIGGQVYIIRDTYVKLTLLNSMGHEMSKCKTSICRGQPNPTYKETFIFQVALFQLSDVTLILSVYNKRSMKRKEMIGWISLGLNSSGEEELTHWTQMKESKGQQVCRWHSLLES, encoded by the exons GTGGAGAGCGTCACTGTGGACTACATGAGCTGATCTGCATCAGAAAAG TTTCTCCGGAGGTTCTGGGGTTTCTGACGGCCATCGGACTCTTCATCATCCTCATGACCTTCCTCTTCTGGTACCTCAACAACAAACTGATCCTAGAGAACCCGGCGGGCCTCCAGTGCCTCGatgacttcaggaagaaccccGAGCTGCAAG AAAAGCCGTCCGCCGACGGCGACCTGCAGGACTCTTCCTCAGACAGCGAAGACGAGCTGATGGGTCAGTACCAGGAGGCGGTCAGCCGCTCCCAGGGCCTCCGTGGAGGAACCAAGGCGGCCTGCAACACCAGACACCTGGGAGGGTTCAGGTGGGAGAGCCGGCAGAAGTACAGCCCTCTGACAGCAGATTATGACGGCTACAGCAGCGAGGCTTCAGCAGACGACG CCAACTGCAtccagaggatgaggagaacGCCGCCCCTGGATGAGCTTCAACCGCCTCCCTATCAGGATGAGAACGGTTCTCCGAGGATGTCCTGCACGCTGTCAGACCTGGGCGATGCCAAGTGTGACCTGTCCCAAACCAGCGGCAGTCCACACCTGTCCTTTGGGAAGTGTCTGAGCGAGGGCAGCGACGGCCAAGGGAGTGAAGGTTACCTTAACAAAGGCTACGAGGAGGATGTCCCCAGCGACAGCACGGCTGTCCTCAGCCCCGAG GACATGTCGGCTCGTGGCTCGGCTGTACAGTTCCCCAAGGGTTACGAACTGGATCCCATGGCAAAGTACGGCACCCTGGACATCGTCTTTGACTACGActcagaggagcagcagctaacCGTGACCATCATGGCGGTGACCGATCTTCCCTCCATCAAACGCACCGGCAACATTTCCTGGCAGGtccacctgctgctcctgcCCACCAAGAAACAGAGAGCAAAGACGGGGGTCCAGCGGGGCCCCTGCCCCATCTTCACCGAGACGTTTCGCTTCAGCCACGTGGAGTCGGAGATGATCAGCAACTACGCCATCCGGTTCCGCCTTTACAGCATCAGACGGATGAAGAAGGAGAAGGTGTTTGGAGAGAAGGTGTTCTACTTCACCAAGCTCATCCTGCAGGGGAAAATGTCGGTGCCGGTCATCCTGGACCCGTGCTGCGCTCTCCCG GGCGGTGAGTCCCAGGTCAGCCTCTCAGACATGACCTGCAGCGAAAGCGCCTCATCGTTCCAGTCTGTCAGTCAGACCTCCACTCCAGAGATCCTCGTGGGCCTGGTGTACAACGCCACCACCGGCCGCCTCTCCGTGGAAGTCATCAAAGGCATCCACTTCAAAAACCTGGCTGCCAACAAGCCACCCA ATGGGCTGTTCTGTTGTCTGAAACACTTGATAGGTGGCCAGGTTTATATAATCAGAG ATACCTACGTTAAACTGACCCTGCTCAACTCCATGGGCCATGAAATGTCCAAGTGCAAGACGTCCATCTGCAGAGGTCAGCCCAACCCGACCTACAAGGAGACGTTCATCTTCCAGGTGGCGCTGTTCCAGCTGTCCGACGTCACGCTCATCCTCTCCGTCTACAATAAGCGCAGCATGAAGCGGAAGGAGATGATTGGCTGGATCTCTCTGGGCCTGAACAGCTCAGGAGAGGAGGAGCTCACCCACTGGACCCAGATGAAGGAGTCCAAAGGACAGCAGGTCTGCCGCTGGCACAGTTTGCTGGAGTCCTAG